A portion of the Choristoneura fumiferana chromosome 6, NRCan_CFum_1, whole genome shotgun sequence genome contains these proteins:
- the LOC141428772 gene encoding uncharacterized protein has product MSQDINLKQLRASRGYAKASITRLYNFINNAQDFDVSGVSILQSKRARIVELFSEYESYNKQILAHDEDDSEDVADIEAKYFQILTVINEAIKVKSSPGAEASTAFKAKLPTIHIETFTGKYNAETSRAYQLGRCGTSDPTVAEFLLFLEKRALALENAELAPQRTTRLAIHAAAVETSSSPGCRYCASAESSTTCGCHQGLHWSAAQQAAEPIHA; this is encoded by the exons ATGTCGCAAGACATAAATCTAAAGCAACTGCGTGCCTCACGGGGCTACGCAAAAGCGTCAATAACCAGATTGTACAATTTCATAAATAACGCGCAGGATTTTGATGTAAGCGGCGTTTCAATCTTGCAATCTAAAAGAGCTCGAATCGTAGAGCTATTTTCTGAATACGAGTCGTACAATAAGCAAATATTGGCCCACGACGAAGATGATAGTGAGGATGTCGCGGATATTGAGgctaaatattttcaaattctgACTGTGATCAATGAGGCCATCAAAGTAAAATCGTCTCCAGGGGCGGAGGCCAGCACTGCCTTCAAAGCAAAATTGCCCACTATTCATATAGAAACATTCACAGGAAAATACA ATGCTGAAACATCCCGAGCATACCAGTTGGGACGGTGTGGGACTTCAGATCCGACAGTGGCAGAATTTTTGCTATTTCTGGAAAAGAGAGCCCTTGCGTTGGAGAATGCTGAGTTGGCTCCGCAGAGGACTACTAGGCTAGCCATCCATGCTGCAGCAGTGGAAACTTCATCATCTCCAGGATGCCGCTACT GTGCTTCTGCCGAGTCATCAACCACCTGCGGCTGCCACCAAGGTCTCCACTGGAGCGCAGCGCAGCAGGCAGCAGAGCCAATCCATGCCTGA
- the LOC141428524 gene encoding ionotropic receptor 75a-like, whose amino-acid sequence MGFVSPVIVKAKVIMQKLWLEKIDWDACPPEEITIPDDTAAVQLIGFADASSSTGYGCCIYLRVVELTGTLGRVVIFILFLAFLFLYTAYSASIVVLLQSSSNQIRTLSDLLQSKLELGVEDTPYNRFWFFDPIRKAIYEKKIAPKGSTPRFYSMDEGIKLLQNKPFAFNTNLGVGYRFMEKYFHEHEKCGLQEIAFIQDGSAWSSCYKLSPYKEIFKVGLLRIQEHGLATRVNHLIYVKKPVCAVRGGRFVSVSIVDFYPSLLVLLYGLVLAVVLLGMEILYHRKYGSKDNSNNIIEG is encoded by the exons ATGGGCTTTGTCAGTCCAGTCATAGTGAAAGCTAAAGTAATTATGCAGAAACTGTGGCTCGAGAAGATTGACTGGGATGCTTGTCCCCCTGAGGAAATCACAA TTCCTGACGACACTGCAGCTGTCCAGCTGATCGGGTTCGCCGACGCCTCCAGTAGCACAGGCTACGGGTGCTGTATCTACCTACGTGTGGTCGAATTAACAG GTACCCTCGGCCGTGTGGTGATCTTCATCCTATTCCTGGCATTCCTGTTCCTCTACACCGCGTACTCCGCTAGCATCGTGGTGCTTCTGCAATCCAGCTCCAACCAGATCAGAACCCTCTCGGACCTGCTGCAGTCCAAGTTGGAACTAGGAGTTGAAGATACACCGTACAACAGGTTTTGGTTTTTCG ATCCAATCAGAAAAGCTATCTACGAGAAGAAAATAGCACCAAAAGGATCAACTCCAAGATTTTACTCCATGGATGAAGGGATAAAATTGTTGCAGAAT AAACCCTTTGCGTTTAATACTAATCTGGGAGTCGGGTACCGATTTATGGAGAAGTATTTTCACGAGCACGAAAAATGCGGTCTTCAAGAGATAGCTTTCATACAAGACGGCTCTGCGTGGAGTAGCTGCTACAAGCTATCACCTTACAAGGAGATCTTCAAAGTTGG CCTCCTGAGGATCCAAGAGCATGGTCTCGCCACTCGAGTCAACCATCTGATCTACGTTAAGAAACCCGTATGTGCCGTGAGAGGCGGCCGCTTTGTGTCAGTATCAATAGTTGACTTCTACCCTTCCTTGCTCGTGTTGCTGTATGGCTTGGTACTGGCTGTTGTGCTGTTGGGTATGGAAATATTATATCACAGGAAATATGGGAGTAAGGATAACTCAAACAACATTATAGAAGGTTAA